The nucleotide sequence GAGGCCAATCCAACCAGAGCAGCTCTATGGGGCCTGGAGCTCAGTCAACAAACAGGGCAAGACTTCACCGCCTCTTGGTCCCCACCAACTGacttccagcccccagccctgccccttaGGCCGGCTAAGCACCAAGCAAGCCTCAGGAGAAGCCATCTCTGCCCACTGTGGCCCCTGCCCATCTCCACCATGCTGCCTAAAGCCAGGGAGGCCCCTCTCCTCCCGCTCTTTCTAGTCAGGTGCAGAGGGAAGCCCTGCTCACCCCTACCTTCTCTAACGGACCCTAATTCTCAACGGGCTTGGACTTTGGGAAAGGAAACTGAGTTCTAGAAAAAGGTATTGTTCTCAGCCCTGAATGTGAGGACTCAGATTCATATCCCCTCAAGGTATTTTATATATTGGGGTTTTCCactcatcatttattttttcagagtcCTGCAGCTTTGCAAGgggaaaatgaaagggaaaaccCACCCCTAAGAGAAGCTGAGGGAGAAGGGAGTTAGGAGAGTGGGGTATGGCCAGAAACTTCCCTGTGGCTGGCAGGTTGGAGTTGCAGGGGCTTGGAGCCAGGCGAGTGGGTGGGCCGAAGTATCAGGACAGAAGGAGATGCCATGGGGACCAGCTGAGACACCAGCAGCTCCTCACCAGGTGAGGAGCTTCTGTTCCAGACAGCATGGCAGGCTCTCAGATGGAGGGGTGGCCTCAAGCTCCTTCTTGCTCCCATCCTCCCCCGCAGACCCAGCAACTCCAAAACATGCCTTCCTCCCTGCAAACAACCAAACCCAGCGGATCCCAAGGAAAGGGTAAGAAACCTGGTGCCAGGAGTCCTTGGCTCAACCAGCCTCCCTCCAACCTATAAATAACCCTCCTCCCTCAGTGGCCAGGAGCCTCAGCCACCCAGTGCCTCTCCAGGCAGGGCTTCCACACAGACCCAGGGCTCACATGTCAAAACTCAAGGCCTCCTCTCCAGAGAAGCAGGGCATCCTCGTTCCATATGCACTGTTTTCTAAGGAGAATGCGCTGCAGCCAGGGGTAATGGGAGCCTCTGGAGGGTGAAAGAGGCTGAGTAGCCTCTGGTCAGGAAGGTCTCCTTAAGCAAGGGAGACCTCGGACCTGCACCCCGGCTCTCCCGACCCTGCAGCCTCACCAGTCATTCTGGCCACAGGAACCCTCCCCACAAAGCTGACCATGATGTCTGGCATCTCAGAGTGAGGCTGGAAGTTATCCACACATCAGGCAAGGGGTCCAAGCCAGATCTCATCTAGACTTTCTCTCCTAGTTCTACGATCCTACTGAGAAAATCTTAGAAACCACCCTCTGAGGTCAAATGCTTGCTGCTGCCTGTTCCCCAAACCCAATCCCTCTTTACCATGTTTTCCAGATCTGCGTGCAGGTGTACagttatttatacatttctttataTGGAGTCATTTTTACTTAAATCTATTTATTGAAAATGTCACAATAAATAGAATGCCAGTACCACCTGTCCTAAACAATAGGTAGCCAATAAAAATAtaccattaaaacaaaaacagtgctataaAAGTCTGGAATTTTCCCCACCTGCCCTAAGCCTAAGTCCTGCTCCCTAGGCAGAGGAGACGTCGGCAAGTCTTCCACAGGCATCGGAACATGTTGGCATCCAGCTGAGATCTTCTCGGCATAAAGGGATTGAGACAACTGGGAAGGGCATCACGTTCTTGCTCTGATTTTGTGCTACTTAATGCAAGCCCCATTCCACCTCAGAATATGTCAGGGGAGCCAAGGGATCTACCCACACTTTGGAAATGCTGGACTAACGTCTCCCTCTGCCTCATGCTTACCACAAGGGGTtacacacacctgtggtcccctCTCTGATCACACTTTCGAGGCACCACCAGATCCCCTCCCAATATGCCTGCTCTCACACCAAGGCCCAGCAAGTCCCTCTCAACAGGCCCACCCGCATCAGCCCCCAGAGGTCACCGCTGACTCAGGTGGGACACCAGGTAGACAAGGCCCACCAGGAGGAGGCCACGAACACCAAGCATCATgagcaggaagaggagcaggaTGGAGGTCACCGGCTCCACAGCATGGTTGCCGAGATGCCACTGCGGAAAGCCCATGTTCACCAGCTGCCGGTTGAGGTCATTGAAGGGGGACTGAGCAGCACCCAGCCTGGCACCTGCCTGCTGCTGGCGGGGGCCAGGACCTCCTGGGGGAGCACCATGGCCCCTGTTGAGGAAGCTCTAGAACATGAAGACAGAGACAGATGAATGAATCCTTGGGTTGAGGCACCAGCCAAGAGGCAACCTCTCTAGGCTGCGTCCTGCCCTTCCTACAGCCACCCAGGGTCACACCCTCCTTTCTCAGCAATCCCCCATGCCACTCATAAGAATCCCAACAACCAAGTCACAAGCTTTCAGAGCACAAAACATGCCAGTCTATATTCCTTACATCAGGCCCAGGACAAAGGAGAGAGGAAATGGTTGAGGCAGGTTGGACTACAGGGCATGGCTCTAGGGCcggcatttttaatatttatcatcactcctttcttttttttgagatggagtctcgctctgtcgcccaggctggagcgcaatggcacgatctcgactcactgcaacctctgcctcccgggttgaagcaattcttctgcctcagcctcctgagtagctgggattacaggcatgcatgaccacacctggctaattttgtatttttagtagagacggggtttcaccatgttggtcaggctggtctcaaactcctgacctcgtgatccgcccacctcagcctcccaaactgctaggattacaggtgtgagccaccgcgcccagccactcctttaaaataattattctgtgCCCAGGGCTCATCTCCTCTACTTCCTCTCCAGCTTCTCTGTCATGTAACTCACTCTTAAAAGAAAGACGCCAGCTCCAGTGAGATTTGCTAACCAAGTTAAAGGAGAGAGAGCTCTTGGGTGTGAAGTCTGGGGAGGCTGCCTGGAGAAAGGAGATCTGGGGAGGTAGACAATAAGCCACTGCATCTTCCCGAAGTCTTACCCAGGGCTCTGCAAAAAGGGTTTCAGGCTAGAAAAGGTTAGTGACCAGCAAGAGAGACTCCTGGAAGCTAGGAGTAAGCCAGTACACAGGAGGTCATCTGTCCCACTCCACAGGAAATGAGTACCTACCTGTCGAGGAGTGCTACCTCTTGGTGGCTGGGTAGTGGTCCTCACTCGGGGGTCGTCATCCTGCACGATTTCCCCATTGGCCAAGATCCGCACCATCCTCCCAGGCGCTCTGGGTCCCTGATGGGCTGCACCTGCATTGTGTGGTCAGGGTGGGTAGGCTAATGGAAGCCAAGTGGCGCAGAAGTTCTCCCCACCACAAAACCTTTAACTGTTAGTGATCTGGGACCAGACTCATGAAGATCCGTGGAGGATTCTTCCCCTGACCTCAAAAAGCCTGAAGGAAAAAATTTACCAGAAATTGAGGGAGGCTTGCGGTCAGTGATGCTCACAGCGGTGACCCACACTGAGCAGATGCTATGTCTGATTCACAAAAAGGGGAGAAATAAAGGCAAGGTGTTTGCCAGGCAAAAAGATTTCAGACATGGAGTCCACCAGGAAAACTATCAAAAGGATCCTTGGCAAAGGAAGTTTTATTGCCAATCACTACACTGCCAACAGCACAACTGGGACTGAGCCCCTGCTGTGGCCCACGCCCCGTGGAAAGTTCATCCTGCAAGGCTCACCTCACTCAAGCCTCACAACACTCCCCCGTGGAGGGTACTAGCGCGGCCACTGTGTCACAGGCAGAGGCACAGGGAGACTTAAGTGGCCTGCCCGGGATCACACCTATGGGCAGCAGAGAAAGAACAGGAGGCCAGAAGCTCTGGTTCTAGGGCCCTCTCTGGGTACTAAACTGGGAGTCCAGGGCACCAGGATCCCCAATGGGGTTCCACTTCCCTTCCACTAAAAAATGGGTCGAGTGTGTTGCTCCCCCAGGGAGTCAATGTCACCACCTGGGCCTTCCCCAGGAAcacccagggagatgggggtcaCTTCGGGGTTACTTTACAACCACTGCCTGGTAGCGGCAGACCACACTAGCCACCATGCACCTCTGGGCTGGCTCAGAAAAGCATACCTTTGCTGCAGAGGGCACGCCCCTCACCTGTCCCTCACTTCGCAGGAAACACCAGTCCAACCTTGGCTAATGGGCCCAGCGCCCAGCCTTCCCAAAATATGGGAGGGGGGTTGCTGCGGTGACTCTCGAAAGGCTCCACTCCGCGGACGCCTGGTCTGCGGGCCCCTCCACTCCTCCCCTTGAGTCTGGGTAAACGCCATTCGTTCTCAGGAGATAAGCCTCAGTGTCCATCTACGTTCTAGATAGCACTGGTGACATATATGCCAAAAAAGGTCAGGAGCCCCTGTTGTCTCGCCCGTAGTCCGGAGCCCGGGCCAGGCGCGTCCCCCTCCTGAAGCCCGCTGACCCTGGCGCAAGCCGAGCAGATGGTGGTCGCACGCAGTCCCTTTGTGCTTTGTCATCGCGCGGCCCGCAGGGTGGGCCACCCGCGGGCCCGGGCCGCGGCGCACCTGACATTCCAGGCCGGGGGCGGGAGGGACGCTGCCCAGGCCGccaccccagcctctggagtCCGACACCGGCTCCAAGTCCCGGTCCAGGCTGCGGCGAGGGATGCGCTCCCTCCCCGGCGCGGCGACTCACCTGCAGGCGCGACTCCCGGCCTCGGCGGCGTCCACTCCCGGCTGCTCCAGGCGGTTTCCTCCCACCTGACCTCACAGGAAGCGCGCGCCAGAGGGGCGCGGCCCAGTGGTGGCGCGCATCGCCCTCTGTAGGCCGCCTGAGGAATTGCACCTGCTCGGCCCAGGGTTGGGGGCGGCGCGgggtggtggggttgggggaggtggggcgtgggaaggagtgggaggttgggatggagagaagagaggatGAGAGGAGAAGACACatggaaaagaaggagaagaaggaggagggataaaagaaagaaaaggaagcagagtTCACGGAGGAAAAACCCAAGGGGTGGAGGCGCACTGGCCTGGGAGGAAGGGCGGGCGCAGTCTCAGATGACCAGTGTACGCTTGCTGAGCCAGCTCTGTGGATGCCCCTTGAGTAGGACCCAACCCTGCCCTCGAGGAGTTCCAAGTTCAGcggggaagatgaggcaggaacGGGGCAGACCCCTCTATAGCCTTCCAGGAGAAGATGCGTTTGAGCTGGGACAGGAGGGTAGGTAAGGATAGGTAAGGTCACTCTTGGCAGAAGGAGCCACCTGCGGGGAGTGAATGATCTACCTCTGCCTCTTTCCTGATGTTTTAAAatccacccctcccccaccaccttcATAAGCTGTTCCCTGTGGACCTGCTCACCAGTGAGGGAGAATGAACTGTGCACTCCCACAGTCTCGGTTCAGGTTCTGAACTCTGGCAAGTTACTTAGCTGCTCAGTGTTGCAAAACAGGTGTAATCATAGCCTTACAGGACCTCTGTGAAGATTAAGTATGATGTCTCCGGCACACTGGTAATGTTGATAAACGTTAACTGTGAttatcatttaataaatgtttctggGAGTgggcagatatttattgagcatttattagaACCCCGATTCTGCTAGCTGCTGGGCAGAAGGaacaaaaataagagagagattTAGACCTGGTCTGGAGGACTCATAGTCGGCCACCGTAGTCTGATTATTTGATCATGAAACCTTATCAGCAAAAAAACGTTTTACGGGTCACCCTGGTATCTGTATCTTTTTTATAtgttatgatttttgtttgtttctaaattaCACATGCGTACTTTGAGAACAGATTGGCATGATGGATAAAAGGTGGCTGCTGGAGTCATCCTGTGTTTAAATGTTGGTGTGACTGCTTTCTGGCACTTTCGTGTCAAGTGCTTGGATGAGAGCCTGGCCGCAGTAAGTGCTCAAGGGCTGCCGACTGTTATGATCATTACCTCTTCTACTATTAAGTCAATTGTAAAGcatgcacattttaaaagcataggATTTTGGCTTATATttataatcctagtgctttctCCCTGCATCCCAATGTGTTCCAGGTATGCCAAGTGCATGAATGAAAGCCGTAATCATAAAGCAGGATGCCCGATTATCACAGGTGGCTTGTGATCCCAAGTCACAATGTGCACATTGGAATTACCTGAGATGTTTAGAAACCATCCCAATACCTAGGTCCCACCCCAGAGATCACAATGTCGTTGATCTGGGTTACAATCTGGGCatggagacattttaaaaacccAGTCTTCTAATGAGCAGCTAGGGCCAAGAGACACTGCCTTCCATGAACAGAGCCCCATAAGTAGGTCACAGAACTCAGGAGCCCCAAGAAGGAGGTAACCTCTGTGGGCTGAGCAACCAGGGAATACAGGCAGAAAATCATGGATGTTTTCAAGAAGATTTGAGCTGGTATAACTGCTGCCAAAGAGATACACTCCAGCTGGAAAGAACCATAAGAGTCCAGAGGAAGAAGCAAGTGCCTCCAGAGAAGTCAAGAACAGCTTTGGGATGGGGAGTGATAGTGTTTGACTGAACTTAGAAACAGCCTATTATTACCAACTAAAACAGCCTAAGGAGGTAACCTGCCACTTTTGCTATCTCTCCACCTTCTTCAGATGTCTCCACTGCTCAAGAACCTGCAATGGTCCCTACTGTCTGCTCCAACAAGCCCCCAACTCATTGGCAAGGCTTTGACAACCCTCCATCTCTAGCCCCAGCACACTCTCAGCACCTCCCTCCCTCAGCTCTGCCCACCTGGTCTCTTTGCTTTCCCCAGAGTAGATCACCCAAAGGCCTGCTTTGCTTGGGCCTGAATATCTGCTGGAAGGCCAGCTCCACCACATCTAAATCCCTTCATCCACAAATGTGATAGTttcatgtaataataataataataaacccaaTGTGTGCAGAGTCCTTACTTCTGAAGTGTTTTCCCAGAGaccacttcattcttttttggaTTATGAAATAGAAAGAGTAGGTATTATTGTTCCCCTTTTACCGAGgcaaaattgaggctcagagacaaTGTAGATGACCATCCCAAGGTCACTAACAGAGCCAGGGTTCAAATGAAAGCAGGTCCCTGGGCTCTGCATTCCAGGCTTGTGCATCCACCAAACAGACTGCCCTGAGTTCATCTCAGCTCTGCAGCCTCTTTACAATTGTGCCCCCGCCTCCCCCATGCCATCAGCACAAGATTGGGCTTTGGGTCATGCCTTAACCCCAACATGTGGTCATAGCagaattcataatttttaagtcAGGTGCTCTGGCCCCTTGTCTGACTCTGCAGGTGAAAACAACTCTTTCTGCCTTGAAAAAAGAACGGCATGTTGATAATGGTGAtgtcatattaaatatatttatctatctcTTTCTCCTGCTATTTCCCCTTGT is from Macaca fascicularis isolate 582-1 chromosome 9, T2T-MFA8v1.1 and encodes:
- the FAM241B gene encoding protein FAM241B translates to MVRILANGEIVQDDDPRVRTTTQPPRGSTPRQSFLNRGHGAPPGGPGPRQQQAGARLGAAQSPFNDLNRQLVNMGFPQWHLGNHAVEPVTSILLLFLLMMLGVRGLLLVGLVYLVSHLSQR